One genomic segment of Micromonospora sp. WMMC415 includes these proteins:
- a CDS encoding ABC transporter permease, giving the protein MIRLTLRSLRAEAPRLLLSALAVVLGVAFVAGTLMFVDGMRAGAYDRAGAFDRHTDLGVYPAGSEPLSPALVERVRGVDGVAAAEGELLGSGGIVGADDRPVLGYVVLAAIPTDPALRSYDVVAGRLPDRPGEVVVDAPTVAEEGFAVGAPVRVGGAAGAARPYTLVGTVDVAGTARDVGGPFVGLVGADALAVTGQRGYDRILVAAASAGDGTGLADAVAVAVGTGATVKTRARILDEAVEDAVRNLEQFNLVLLTFAAVAVVVAAFVIANTFAIVLAQRTRRTALLRLVGATRGQLFRAAVLEAAVVGLAASALGVLFGVGLAGGLNQLMSRLDAPVPGGLTITAPTVLAGLALGTAVTVGAALAPAWRGTRVAPVAALTDAAVQPTRRAGWLRLTAGALVLAAGIAALLTAGPAVQVPLVAAGGVLSFFGIVLFGPVLVPALVRVFGLPARRLFGATAGLAVANAVRNPRRIAATATALVIGIGLVSAFVVGAHSTKAGIERGVDAEIGVDWLVTGIGGPLPAAVVGELRARPELAVVHEQRSGLWSDVEVRAAHPALVGRTLTGVLAGDPDRLGPGTALVGRELAEARGWTAGSAITVRGRPLRVVAVVTDGGPAFAGSPVPAGHVVHVVDADFTVLFPDERGILAEIDPAGGITPDRARAAIEAVVVRYPTVNLMDQGAYKKMLTGTVDMLLAIVTGLLGLAVVIALVGVANTLSLSVVERTRENAVLRAVGLTRGRMRGMLAVEAVLTALVGAVLGVGLGAAVSAAAMALLSRLSDGFSVVLPLGQLGLILGVAVVAALAASVLPARRALSRPVVEALGAQ; this is encoded by the coding sequence GTGATCCGGCTGACCCTGCGCTCGTTGCGGGCCGAGGCGCCGCGCCTGCTGCTGTCCGCCCTCGCCGTCGTGCTCGGCGTCGCGTTCGTCGCCGGCACGCTGATGTTCGTCGACGGCATGCGGGCCGGCGCGTACGACCGGGCGGGCGCCTTCGACCGCCACACCGACCTCGGCGTGTACCCGGCCGGCTCGGAACCGCTGTCTCCCGCGCTCGTCGAGCGGGTACGCGGTGTCGACGGGGTGGCCGCCGCCGAGGGGGAACTGCTCGGCTCCGGCGGGATCGTCGGCGCCGACGACCGGCCCGTGCTTGGCTACGTGGTCCTCGCCGCCATCCCCACCGACCCCGCGCTGCGCTCGTACGACGTGGTCGCCGGCCGGCTGCCGGACCGTCCCGGCGAGGTGGTCGTGGACGCGCCGACCGTGGCCGAGGAGGGCTTCGCCGTCGGCGCGCCGGTCCGCGTCGGCGGCGCGGCCGGCGCCGCCCGCCCGTACACCCTGGTCGGCACCGTCGACGTGGCCGGCACCGCCCGGGACGTCGGTGGCCCGTTCGTCGGCCTGGTCGGGGCGGACGCGCTCGCGGTGACCGGGCAGCGCGGCTACGACCGGATCCTCGTCGCCGCCGCGTCCGCGGGCGACGGCACGGGTCTCGCGGACGCGGTGGCGGTGGCGGTGGGCACCGGTGCCACGGTGAAGACGCGGGCCCGGATCCTCGACGAGGCGGTCGAGGACGCCGTACGCAACCTGGAGCAGTTCAACCTGGTGCTGCTCACCTTCGCCGCCGTGGCGGTGGTGGTCGCCGCGTTCGTCATCGCGAACACGTTCGCGATCGTCCTCGCCCAGCGGACCCGCCGCACCGCGCTGCTGCGGCTGGTCGGGGCCACCCGCGGGCAGCTGTTCCGGGCCGCGGTGCTGGAGGCCGCCGTGGTCGGGCTGGCCGCGTCGGCGCTCGGCGTGCTGTTCGGGGTGGGCCTGGCGGGTGGTCTGAACCAGCTCATGTCGCGGCTCGACGCGCCGGTTCCCGGCGGGCTGACCATCACCGCGCCGACGGTCCTGGCGGGCCTGGCCCTGGGCACGGCGGTCACCGTGGGCGCCGCCCTCGCGCCGGCCTGGCGGGGGACCCGGGTGGCGCCGGTGGCCGCGCTGACCGACGCGGCGGTACAACCGACGCGACGGGCCGGGTGGCTCCGGCTGACCGCGGGCGCGCTGGTCCTCGCCGCCGGGATCGCCGCCCTGCTCACCGCGGGACCGGCGGTGCAGGTGCCGCTGGTCGCCGCGGGCGGGGTGCTCTCCTTCTTCGGGATCGTCCTGTTCGGACCGGTGCTGGTTCCCGCCCTGGTCCGGGTGTTCGGTCTGCCGGCGCGCCGGCTGTTCGGGGCGACCGCCGGTCTCGCGGTGGCGAACGCCGTCCGCAACCCGCGCCGGATCGCGGCGACCGCGACCGCACTGGTGATCGGCATCGGGCTGGTCTCCGCCTTCGTGGTCGGCGCGCACAGCACCAAGGCGGGGATCGAACGCGGCGTGGACGCCGAGATCGGCGTGGACTGGCTGGTCACCGGCATCGGCGGCCCGCTGCCCGCCGCGGTCGTGGGCGAGCTGCGGGCACGGCCGGAGCTCGCGGTCGTCCACGAGCAGCGCAGTGGCCTGTGGTCGGACGTGGAGGTGCGGGCCGCCCATCCCGCGCTGGTCGGCCGGACGCTGACCGGTGTGCTCGCCGGGGACCCGGACCGGCTCGGGCCCGGCACGGCGCTCGTCGGCCGGGAACTCGCCGAGGCGCGGGGGTGGACGGCCGGCAGCGCCATCACCGTGCGGGGCCGGCCGCTGCGGGTGGTCGCCGTGGTCACCGACGGCGGGCCGGCGTTCGCGGGCAGCCCGGTGCCGGCGGGCCACGTGGTCCACGTCGTGGACGCCGACTTCACCGTCCTCTTCCCGGACGAGCGGGGAATCCTCGCCGAGATCGACCCGGCCGGTGGGATCACGCCGGACCGGGCGCGGGCGGCGATCGAGGCGGTCGTCGTGCGTTACCCGACGGTCAACCTGATGGACCAGGGCGCGTACAAGAAGATGCTCACCGGCACGGTCGACATGCTGCTCGCGATCGTCACCGGTCTGCTCGGCCTCGCCGTGGTGATCGCGCTGGTCGGCGTCGCGAACACACTGTCCCTGTCGGTGGTCGAACGGACCCGGGAGAACGCCGTGCTGCGCGCGGTCGGGCTGACCCGCGGACGGATGCGGGGCATGCTCGCCGTCGAGGCGGTGCTGACCGCGCTGGTCGGGGCCGTGCTCGGGGTGGGCCTGGGCGCCGCCGTGAGCGCGGCGGCGATGGCCCTGCTGAGCCGGCTCAGCGACGGGTTCTCGGTGGTGCTGCCGCTCGGCCAGCTCGGGCTGATCCTCGGCGTGGCGGTGGTCGCCGCGCTGGCCGCCTCGGTGCTGCCGGCCCGCCGGGCGTTGTCCCGGCCGGTGGTGGAGGCGCTCGGCGCCCAGTGA
- a CDS encoding ABC transporter ATP-binding protein encodes MPVAPPAHATAGVAVTARGLTRRYGTGPAAVVALDSVDVDFAAGAFTAIMGPSGSGKSTLLHCLAGLDRADAGTVHVGTADLGRLDDRGLTLLRRDRIGFVFQSFNLLPALTAEENVVLPLALAGRRPDPAWLRQVVTAVGLGDRLRHRPAELSGGQQQRVAVARALVTKPWVVFADEPTGNLDSRSGAEVLRLLREAVDALGQTVVMVTHDPVAASHADRVVFLADGRLVTELTEPTAERVLDALARLDPARRPEAVAR; translated from the coding sequence ATGCCCGTCGCACCTCCCGCACACGCCACCGCCGGTGTCGCGGTCACCGCCCGCGGCCTGACCCGCCGCTACGGCACCGGCCCGGCCGCCGTCGTCGCCCTCGACTCGGTCGACGTCGACTTCGCCGCGGGCGCGTTCACCGCCATCATGGGCCCGTCGGGCTCCGGCAAGTCCACCCTGCTGCACTGTCTCGCCGGCCTGGACCGCGCCGACGCCGGCACGGTCCACGTGGGCACGGCCGACCTCGGGCGGCTCGACGACCGGGGACTGACGCTGCTGCGCCGGGACCGGATCGGCTTCGTGTTCCAGTCGTTCAACCTGCTGCCGGCGCTCACCGCCGAGGAGAACGTGGTCCTGCCCCTGGCGCTCGCCGGCCGGCGCCCCGATCCGGCCTGGCTGCGCCAGGTGGTGACCGCAGTCGGCCTCGGTGACCGGCTGCGGCACCGGCCGGCCGAACTCTCCGGCGGCCAGCAGCAGCGGGTCGCGGTGGCGCGGGCCCTCGTCACGAAGCCCTGGGTGGTGTTCGCCGACGAACCCACCGGAAACCTCGACTCCCGGTCCGGTGCCGAGGTGCTCCGGCTGCTCCGGGAGGCCGTCGACGCGCTCGGCCAGACGGTGGTCATGGTGACCCACGACCCGGTCGCCGCGAGCCACGCCGACCGGGTGGTGTTCCTCGCCGACGGCCGGCTCGTGACGGAGCTGACCGAGCCCACCGCCGAGCGCGTGCTCGACGCCCTCGCCCGCCTCGATCCGGCCCGCCGTCCCGAGGCGGTGGCCCGGTGA
- a CDS encoding response regulator transcription factor encodes MTVRVVIVDDQALVRAGFRMVLDSQPDLEVVGEAIDGADALRVLARVEADVVVMDLRMPTMDGVEATRRLCAGRPAGPPRVLVLTTFDTEADAFAALRAGASGFLLKNVPPEDLLAAIRVVAQGDSVVAPSITRRLLDRFAGQLGPGPAEDPRLAQLTDREREVLLLVAQGLSNAEIADRVHVAEATVKTHVGRILAKLQLRDRVQAVVLAYESGLVTPGG; translated from the coding sequence GTGACCGTCCGGGTGGTGATCGTCGACGACCAGGCCCTGGTCCGGGCCGGATTCCGCATGGTGCTGGATTCCCAGCCCGACCTCGAGGTGGTCGGCGAGGCCATCGACGGCGCCGACGCGCTGCGCGTCCTGGCCCGCGTCGAGGCCGACGTCGTGGTGATGGACCTGCGGATGCCCACCATGGACGGGGTGGAGGCCACCCGCCGGCTCTGTGCCGGCCGGCCCGCCGGCCCCCCACGGGTGCTGGTGCTGACCACCTTCGACACCGAGGCGGACGCGTTCGCCGCGCTCCGGGCCGGGGCCAGCGGATTCCTGCTCAAGAACGTCCCGCCCGAGGACCTGCTCGCCGCGATCCGGGTGGTCGCGCAGGGCGACTCGGTCGTGGCGCCGTCGATCACCCGCCGCCTGCTCGACCGGTTCGCCGGCCAACTCGGGCCCGGCCCCGCCGAGGACCCGCGCCTCGCACAGCTCACCGACCGGGAACGGGAAGTGCTGCTGCTGGTCGCGCAGGGCCTGTCCAACGCCGAGATCGCCGACCGCGTGCACGTGGCCGAGGCGACGGTGAAGACCCACGTCGGCCGGATCCTGGCCAAGCTCCAGCTCCGCGACCGGGTGCAGGCGGTGGTGCTCGCGTACGAGAGCGGCCTCGTCACGCCCGGCGGCTGA
- a CDS encoding sensor histidine kinase, producing the protein MTVDRTILGRPLRGVAFDVFVSGAVVLVGLTGVVNQPGGWWATLVGVGMAVALLFRRAHPSAVAAVVAALALVQVIAGWGPLAFDIAVLIALYSVVKYADRLRDGVLAGVAAAVGVVLAALQTEGPEWWASALYFGLVTGAVWLVGLNVRTRRLYVVSLEERAATLEREREAEARAAVAGERARIARELHDVVAHSMAVMIVQADGARFMIDRDPATAREAVRVVADTGRQALEEMRRLVGVLREPSPPETAAAGPDGARVVEPEHRRPALTELPALLDRFSDAGLRVRRTVTGEPPPLPPGLELTVYRVVQEGLTNALKHAGVGATVEVTLDHTADAVAVRVVDDGRGRPPVRPAPSGGHGLVGMRERVGVYDGRLTAGPRLAGGWQVEVRLPLPSTPTAEAVAA; encoded by the coding sequence GTGACCGTGGACCGCACCATCCTCGGCCGCCCGCTGCGCGGCGTCGCCTTCGACGTGTTCGTCTCCGGGGCCGTGGTGCTCGTCGGTCTGACCGGCGTGGTGAACCAACCCGGCGGGTGGTGGGCCACCCTGGTCGGGGTCGGCATGGCGGTGGCGCTGCTGTTCCGCCGCGCCCACCCGTCGGCGGTCGCCGCCGTCGTGGCGGCGCTGGCGCTGGTGCAGGTGATCGCCGGGTGGGGGCCGCTGGCGTTCGACATCGCGGTGCTGATCGCGCTCTACAGCGTGGTGAAGTACGCCGACCGGCTCCGCGACGGTGTCCTGGCCGGCGTCGCCGCCGCGGTCGGCGTGGTGCTGGCCGCCCTCCAGACCGAGGGCCCCGAGTGGTGGGCGAGCGCCCTCTACTTCGGGCTGGTGACCGGCGCGGTCTGGCTGGTCGGCCTCAACGTGCGCACCCGGCGGCTCTACGTGGTCAGCCTGGAGGAGCGCGCGGCGACCCTGGAGCGCGAGCGGGAGGCCGAGGCGCGGGCCGCCGTGGCGGGGGAGCGGGCCCGCATCGCCCGCGAGTTGCACGACGTGGTGGCGCACAGCATGGCCGTGATGATCGTCCAGGCCGACGGTGCCCGCTTCATGATCGACCGTGATCCGGCGACCGCCCGGGAGGCCGTGCGGGTGGTCGCCGACACCGGCCGCCAGGCCCTCGAGGAGATGCGGCGGCTGGTCGGCGTACTCCGGGAGCCGAGCCCGCCCGAGACGGCGGCGGCCGGCCCCGACGGCGCCCGGGTCGTCGAGCCGGAGCACCGCCGCCCGGCCCTCACGGAACTACCCGCGCTGCTCGACCGGTTCTCCGACGCCGGCCTGCGGGTGCGCCGGACCGTCACCGGCGAGCCGCCGCCCCTGCCGCCCGGCCTGGAACTGACCGTCTACCGGGTCGTGCAGGAGGGGCTCACCAACGCGCTCAAGCACGCCGGGGTCGGCGCCACCGTCGAGGTCACCCTGGACCACACCGCCGACGCCGTCGCCGTGCGGGTGGTCGACGACGGGCGGGGCCGGCCGCCGGTGCGGCCCGCGCCGTCCGGCGGCCACGGCCTCGTCGGCATGCGGGAGCGGGTCGGCGTGTACGACGGCCGGCTCACCGCCGGGCCCCGCCTCGCCGGCGGCTGGCAGGTCGAGGTGCGGCTGCCGCTGCCGTCGACCCCGACCGCCGAGGCGGTGGCGGCGTGA
- a CDS encoding DUF305 domain-containing protein — protein MTVRGRWVLAAVTTVALLLVVVAALLRSGSDTDRPPPAPRAATASSAGAGPSVVVPGRPGESAQVRPAEEVRATASPAHNSMDAWYVRMMIPHHEQALEMAALAPDRAADPRVKALADRIRAGQAPEIGVLRAWLQARDLPADVAGHDHGTMRGMQSPEAMRRLADARGADFDRLFVRMMSDHHAGAVEMSTNLLKVGAEPLLQEFANSVAVEQNVEINRMREIVDA, from the coding sequence ATGACCGTGCGAGGCAGATGGGTGCTGGCCGCCGTAACAACGGTGGCGCTGCTCCTGGTCGTGGTCGCCGCGCTGCTCCGGTCGGGCTCCGACACCGACCGCCCCCCACCTGCGCCGAGGGCCGCGACCGCATCGAGCGCCGGTGCTGGCCCGTCGGTCGTCGTGCCCGGACGACCGGGGGAGTCCGCCCAGGTCCGGCCCGCCGAGGAGGTGCGGGCCACGGCCTCGCCGGCCCACAACTCGATGGACGCCTGGTACGTCCGGATGATGATCCCGCACCACGAGCAGGCGCTGGAGATGGCCGCGCTCGCCCCGGACCGGGCCGCCGACCCGCGGGTGAAGGCCCTGGCGGACCGGATCCGGGCCGGTCAGGCGCCCGAGATCGGCGTGCTGCGGGCCTGGCTCCAGGCCCGGGATCTCCCGGCCGACGTCGCCGGGCACGACCACGGCACCATGCGGGGCATGCAGTCGCCCGAGGCGATGCGACGGCTCGCCGACGCCCGGGGCGCCGACTTCGACCGGCTCTTCGTGCGGATGATGAGCGACCACCACGCCGGCGCCGTCGAGATGTCCACCAACCTGCTGAAGGTGGGCGCGGAGCCCCTGCTCCAGGAGTTCGCCAACTCGGTCGCCGTGGAGCAGAACGTCGAGATCAACCGGATGCGGGAGATCGTCGACGCCTGA
- a CDS encoding LVIVD repeat-containing protein — MIRFSAPRSVRRLAGVAAAGLLVATVAGAPAGAQAAPDEVAAQQQATVEAAAAAQLAVDEIASSDNMRLIANLPKQAPFDTTAALGTDIAFQGPFAYVGNYEGFTIYNIANPAAPKIMSTVHCPGSQNDISIHGNLLFLSTDSSRSDDSCASTSQSATVKDSWEGIKVFDVSNPVKPQYIKAVETACGSHTHTLVPAKDKQFVYLYVSSYSPSASFPDCRPPHDSISIVKVPVKSPTDAAVVATPNLFPEGGYTNTSGCHDITVFPEKDLAAGACMGDGILMDISDREAPKVVHSVRDTVNFAFWHSATFNNAGTKVVFTDELGGGSGATCNPAIGPKRGADAVYDIVDGKLVFRSYFKIPRENTVNENCVAHNGSLIPVPGRDIMVQAWYQGGISVWDFTDSANPTEIGYWERGPLSDTQRILGGSWSAYYYNGHIYSSDIQKGFDVIEIDQESIPGAKTHHYKRLNVQTQPSY, encoded by the coding sequence ATGATCCGATTCTCCGCACCACGATCGGTGCGACGCCTGGCCGGCGTCGCCGCCGCCGGTCTCCTCGTGGCCACCGTCGCGGGCGCCCCGGCCGGCGCCCAGGCGGCACCGGACGAGGTCGCCGCGCAGCAACAGGCCACCGTGGAGGCTGCCGCCGCCGCCCAGCTCGCCGTGGACGAGATCGCCAGCAGCGACAACATGCGGCTGATCGCGAACCTGCCGAAGCAGGCTCCGTTCGACACCACGGCGGCGCTCGGCACCGACATCGCCTTCCAGGGACCCTTCGCCTACGTGGGCAACTACGAAGGGTTCACCATCTACAACATCGCGAACCCCGCCGCACCGAAGATCATGTCGACGGTGCACTGCCCCGGTTCGCAGAACGACATCTCCATCCACGGCAACCTGCTGTTCCTCTCCACCGACTCCTCGCGGAGCGACGACTCCTGCGCGAGCACGTCCCAGTCCGCGACGGTGAAGGACTCGTGGGAGGGCATCAAGGTCTTCGACGTCAGCAACCCGGTGAAGCCGCAGTACATCAAGGCCGTCGAGACGGCCTGCGGCTCGCACACCCACACGCTGGTGCCGGCCAAGGACAAGCAGTTCGTCTACCTGTACGTCTCGTCGTACAGCCCGTCGGCGTCCTTCCCGGACTGCCGGCCGCCGCACGACTCGATCTCCATCGTGAAGGTGCCGGTGAAGTCGCCGACCGACGCGGCGGTGGTGGCCACGCCGAACCTCTTCCCCGAGGGCGGATACACCAACACCAGCGGCTGCCACGACATCACGGTGTTCCCGGAGAAGGACCTGGCCGCCGGCGCCTGCATGGGTGACGGCATCCTGATGGACATCTCCGACCGGGAGGCGCCGAAGGTCGTCCACTCCGTCCGGGACACGGTGAACTTCGCCTTCTGGCACTCGGCGACGTTCAACAACGCCGGCACCAAGGTGGTCTTCACCGACGAGCTCGGTGGCGGCAGCGGCGCGACCTGCAACCCGGCCATCGGACCGAAGCGGGGCGCGGACGCCGTCTACGACATCGTGGACGGCAAGCTGGTGTTCCGCAGCTACTTCAAGATCCCGCGGGAGAACACCGTCAACGAGAACTGCGTCGCCCACAACGGCTCGCTGATCCCGGTGCCCGGCCGCGACATCATGGTCCAGGCGTGGTACCAGGGCGGCATCTCGGTCTGGGACTTCACCGACTCGGCCAACCCGACGGAGATCGGCTACTGGGAGCGGGGCCCGCTCTCCGACACCCAGCGGATCCTCGGCGGTTCCTGGTCGGCGTACTACTACAACGGCCACATCTACTCGAGCGACATCCAGAAGGGCTTCGACGTCATCGAGATCGACCAGGAGTCGATCCCGGGCGCGAAGACGCACCACTACAAGCGGCTCAACGTGCAGACCCAGCCGAGTTACTGA
- a CDS encoding LVIVD repeat-containing protein, with translation MFRFPSPRSRRLTTVSLATAGLLLASTVAAPPGSAGVATAPSGTVDTANTIPGVDEIRSSPNLKQVANLPKVAPLDATNSDLAFQGRYAFAGNYNGFVVYDISKPTAPTVVSRVLCPGSQNDISVHGDLLFLSTDSPRSDDSCASTGVPSTETRWEGIKIFDIRDKANPRYIKSVQTACGSHTHTLVPGKNHKTVYVYVSSYGPSDTYVGCPRPHDSISIIKVPVKSPTDAAVVAVPNLFPDGGFEGVPGQKSATSGCHDITVYPSKNLAAGACMGDGILMDISNREAPRVINRVRDTVNFAFWHSATFNNAGTKVVFTDELGGGGAATCNETVGPNRGADAVYDILGRGDNRTMVFRSYFKIPRPNADTENCVAHNGSLVPVFGRDIMVQAWYQGGISVWDFTDSASPREIAYWERGPLNAERLTGGGTWSAYWYNGYIYSNDMVKGLDVLKLSDWRTWTANLIRYRELNVQTQPSYLGG, from the coding sequence ATGTTCAGATTTCCCTCGCCGCGGTCCCGACGGCTCACCACCGTGAGCCTGGCCACGGCCGGCCTCCTCCTCGCCAGCACGGTCGCCGCCCCACCGGGCAGCGCCGGGGTGGCGACCGCACCGTCCGGGACGGTCGATACCGCGAACACCATCCCCGGTGTCGACGAGATCCGGAGCAGTCCCAACCTGAAGCAGGTCGCCAACCTGCCGAAGGTGGCGCCGCTCGACGCCACGAACAGCGACCTCGCCTTCCAGGGCCGGTACGCGTTCGCCGGCAACTACAACGGCTTCGTCGTCTACGACATCTCGAAGCCCACCGCGCCGACCGTCGTGTCGCGGGTGCTCTGCCCCGGGTCGCAGAACGACATCTCCGTCCACGGTGACCTGCTGTTCCTCTCCACCGACTCGCCGCGCAGCGACGACTCCTGCGCCAGCACGGGCGTGCCGTCGACCGAGACGCGGTGGGAGGGCATCAAGATCTTCGACATCCGCGACAAGGCCAACCCGCGCTACATCAAGAGCGTGCAGACCGCCTGCGGCTCGCACACGCACACGCTGGTGCCGGGCAAGAACCACAAGACGGTGTACGTGTACGTGTCGTCGTACGGACCGTCGGACACGTACGTCGGCTGCCCACGGCCGCACGACTCCATCTCCATCATCAAGGTGCCGGTGAAGTCGCCCACCGACGCGGCCGTGGTGGCCGTGCCGAACCTGTTCCCCGACGGCGGTTTCGAGGGCGTGCCGGGTCAGAAGTCGGCGACCAGCGGCTGCCACGACATCACCGTCTACCCGTCGAAGAACCTGGCCGCCGGCGCGTGCATGGGTGACGGCATCCTGATGGACATCTCGAACCGGGAGGCGCCCCGGGTCATCAACCGGGTGCGGGACACGGTGAACTTCGCCTTCTGGCACTCGGCCACGTTCAACAACGCCGGCACCAAGGTGGTCTTCACCGACGAGTTGGGTGGTGGCGGCGCCGCCACCTGCAACGAGACCGTCGGCCCGAACCGGGGCGCCGACGCGGTCTACGACATCCTCGGGCGCGGCGACAACCGCACCATGGTCTTCCGCAGCTACTTCAAGATCCCGCGGCCCAACGCCGACACCGAGAACTGCGTGGCGCACAACGGCTCGCTGGTGCCGGTGTTCGGGCGCGACATCATGGTCCAGGCGTGGTACCAGGGCGGCATCTCGGTCTGGGACTTCACCGACTCGGCCAGCCCGCGGGAGATCGCGTACTGGGAGCGGGGCCCGCTGAACGCGGAGCGCCTCACCGGCGGCGGCACCTGGTCCGCGTACTGGTACAACGGCTACATCTACTCCAACGACATGGTGAAGGGCCTGGACGTCCTCAAGCTCAGCGACTGGCGCACCTGGACGGCGAACCTGATCCGCTACCGCGAGCTGAACGTGCAGACCCAGCCCAGCTACCTGGGCGGTTAG
- a CDS encoding carcinine hydrolase/isopenicillin-N N-acyltransferase family protein, which translates to MWRKIPGAGAALLIAVTACSAPPAPAGAPAPAGAPAASGTASRQDAGQAAATLASLRRVDDLPLYEMTYVGAYDPTVGTDASPEAEPFGCSLFVAAGDRARPLFARNFDWDPNPALVLRADPPDGYASISVVDISYLGVGTDPAGDRRLLDAPLLPFDGMNERGLAIGLAADDGARAIRDPGKPTVGSVRIQRLVLDRAATVDEAVAVFARHNLDFTGGPALHYLLADATGASAVVEFVDGRMRVERGRAAWRALTNVPVVGVPEQRRRADHRYGRIAAALDRAGGAVDAAGAAALLTEVRQPHTRWSVVYDLRGGEVRLTTAAGGSRRYRMPMA; encoded by the coding sequence ATGTGGCGGAAGATTCCGGGCGCCGGCGCCGCCCTCCTGATCGCCGTGACCGCGTGCTCCGCGCCGCCGGCCCCGGCCGGCGCCCCCGCGCCGGCCGGGGCGCCGGCGGCCTCTGGGACCGCCTCGCGCCAGGACGCCGGCCAGGCCGCGGCGACCCTCGCCAGCCTCCGGCGGGTCGACGACCTGCCGCTGTACGAGATGACGTACGTCGGGGCCTACGACCCGACCGTCGGCACCGACGCGAGCCCGGAGGCGGAACCGTTCGGCTGTTCGCTCTTCGTGGCGGCGGGTGACCGCGCCCGGCCGCTGTTCGCCCGCAACTTCGACTGGGATCCGAACCCGGCGCTGGTACTGCGCGCGGACCCGCCGGACGGGTACGCGTCGATCTCGGTGGTCGACATCTCGTACCTCGGTGTCGGCACCGACCCGGCCGGCGACCGGCGGCTGCTCGACGCGCCGCTGCTGCCGTTCGACGGGATGAACGAGCGGGGGCTGGCGATCGGGCTGGCCGCCGACGACGGAGCCCGGGCGATCCGCGACCCGGGCAAGCCCACCGTCGGGTCGGTCCGGATCCAGCGGCTCGTCCTGGACCGGGCGGCCACGGTGGACGAGGCGGTCGCCGTGTTCGCGCGACACAACCTGGACTTCACCGGCGGGCCGGCGCTGCACTACCTGCTCGCCGACGCGACCGGGGCGAGCGCCGTGGTCGAGTTCGTCGACGGACGGATGCGGGTCGAGCGGGGGCGTGCCGCGTGGCGTGCCCTGACCAACGTACCGGTCGTCGGGGTGCCGGAGCAGCGCCGGCGCGCCGACCACCGGTACGGGCGGATCGCTGCCGCCCTGGACCGGGCCGGCGGTGCGGTGGACGCCGCGGGTGCGGCCGCCCTGCTCACCGAGGTGCGCCAGCCGCACACCCGCTGGTCGGTCGTCTACGACCTGCGCGGCGGTGAGGTTCGGCTGACCACCGCCGCCGGCGGTTCGCGGCGCTACCGGATGCCGATGGCCTGA
- a CDS encoding PfkB family carbohydrate kinase: MRAPDVMVVGQLARDLVLLVDEVPDAGGSAPVRRRREMLGGKGANQAVALAQLGAAVGLLAVIGDDEVGERLLAQARADGIDVGTVRCRRGVRTGLIVDVVDGCGHWRYLEDLPDGVLVTPDDVAWAATSLRAARAVLVQLQQPPAAALAAARTARDGGAMVVLDGAPSDPAATAELLVLADVLRADARETEQITGDRPEDADAGLAAGRALVRRGPSLTAVEVAGVGNAFVWPDGELFVPLSETPTVDSTGAGDAFVAALTRALLAGEPRDRAARLAVAAAGATVGHPGGRPALDPAAIRRQLDRIPG; the protein is encoded by the coding sequence GTGAGGGCACCGGACGTGATGGTGGTCGGGCAGCTGGCCCGCGACCTCGTCCTGCTGGTCGACGAGGTCCCGGACGCCGGCGGCAGCGCGCCCGTGCGGCGCCGGCGGGAGATGCTGGGCGGCAAGGGCGCCAACCAGGCCGTCGCGCTGGCCCAGCTCGGCGCGGCCGTGGGCCTGCTGGCCGTGATCGGCGACGACGAGGTCGGCGAGCGGTTGCTGGCCCAGGCGCGGGCCGACGGGATCGACGTCGGCACGGTACGGTGCCGGCGCGGCGTCCGGACCGGACTCATCGTGGACGTCGTCGACGGGTGCGGCCACTGGCGCTACCTGGAGGACCTGCCGGACGGCGTGCTGGTCACGCCCGACGACGTGGCGTGGGCGGCCACCTCGCTGCGTGCCGCGCGGGCCGTCCTCGTCCAGCTCCAACAGCCACCGGCGGCGGCCCTGGCCGCGGCGCGTACCGCCCGTGACGGCGGGGCGATGGTCGTCCTCGACGGGGCGCCGTCCGACCCGGCCGCCACGGCCGAACTGCTGGTGCTCGCCGACGTGCTGCGCGCGGACGCGCGGGAGACCGAGCAGATCACCGGCGACCGTCCGGAGGACGCGGACGCGGGGCTCGCCGCCGGCCGGGCGCTCGTGCGCCGCGGTCCCTCCCTGACGGCGGTCGAGGTGGCCGGCGTCGGCAACGCCTTCGTCTGGCCCGACGGCGAGCTGTTCGTGCCGCTGAGCGAGACACCGACGGTCGACAGCACCGGGGCCGGGGACGCCTTCGTCGCCGCGCTCACCCGGGCTCTGCTGGCCGGCGAGCCCCGGGACCGGGCGGCGCGGCTGGCGGTGGCGGCGGCCGGCGCCACCGTCGGGCACCCGGGCGGTCGCCCGGCGCTGGATCCGGCGGCGATCCGCCGTCAGCTCGACCGCATCCCCGGCTGA